Part of the Phacochoerus africanus isolate WHEZ1 chromosome 8, ROS_Pafr_v1, whole genome shotgun sequence genome is shown below.
ggagctgtagccacagtctagccacagccacggcaacgccagatccgagccacaccacagctcacggcaacgccggatctttttttcctttctttttccttttttaggagtATTCTGTGATAGCCAGCCTGGCGAGCATTGTTTCAGCCCCGGTGGTGGTCTGTTATAGGGGCCTAGGAATAATGGGTTACAGCGGCGCCTCAGGGTCTTGTAACAGGTCCTGTTGGTGGTTGCAGTTCCCCCGGTTATACCAGAACCAGCCCGTGGGTATTATGTGTGTGGCAGGTGCCTGATTTCATTTAACTGGCCCTGAGGGCTGAGTGGAGTCTAGGGAGGTGGGATTCGAGTGGCTTTGTGTGTTTGAGCAGCCCTGCCCTGAGCCCATCGTGGGAAGACCTTGGGGTCTAACATGACAATAGGTCCCAGTTCTATGAAACAGCAGAGAGCTGCAGATTGTTCCAGGGGTGATATAGAATCTAGCAGGAGACCACAGGCATTCTAGAAAGTTTTAAGGGAGTCCCTTTCATGGCTCACTTTAACACatctgaccaggaactatgaggatgtgggttcaatccctggcctcgctcagtgggttaaggatccggtgttgccgtgagctgtggtgcaggttgcagatgcagctcggatctgctgtggctgtggctgtggtgtaggccggcaactgtaactccaattcgacccctagcctgggaacctccaaatgccgcaggtgtgaccctaaaaaaaaagttttaggggCACATCCACCCAGCCCAGGGTCATTCATTTGCcttcattcattctgcaaatgTTTCCTGTGCTCGCCCCTGGGGATGCCAGAGTGAATGAGACAGATTCAGGACCTGGTGTCTGTGAGCCTAAGTTCCTCAGCAACCCCGGGGACCTTAACAGCAtcctggggtgggagaggagccCTGCAGGGAACAGGTTACTGCTGTGCCCTGCTGTGTGCCCCAGGCCAAACCTTTGACCTGTTGAAGCCTCTCTACTTAGGTAGGTACAGTTAttatctcatttcacagatgaagaaactgaggctcagagaagcccaCCTGGAAGGGGGAGAATTTGATTGTGAACTCAGGTGTGATTGCTACGGGGGAGGGGGCACTATGGGGTAGGTACAGAAAGAAGGGGTGAATGTCAAGGCAGAGATTCAGGGTGACAACTCAGCTGCCTGGAGCCATTTGTAGTACCTAGTGCCCAGAGGCCAACTCGGCTTCATGGATGAGCTCCCCATGCTGGTGGAGCAGCTGTTTGGAAGGGAGCATGAATAGTTCATTTAGAAGTTGGGACAAGGAGGGgggttccctttgtagctcaatggttaatgaacccgactaggatccatgaggatttgggttcgattcctggtctcgctcagtgggttaaggatccagcattgccatgagctgtgatgtaggtcccagatgtggcttggatcccaagttgttctggctgtggtgtaggccagcagctgtagctcagattgtatccctagcccaggaacctccatatgccatgggtgtagccctaaaaaaaaaaaaaaaaagaagttgggacagggagttccctttgtggcacagcagaaatgaatccaaccagtatccatgaggatgcgtgttcaatccctggccttgctagcggggatccagcattggtgtgaactgtgatgtaggtggcagatgtggctcagatcccaagttactgtggctgtggcagaggctggcagctgtagctccaattcgactcctagcctgggattctccatatgcttctggtggcctaaacaaaaaaaagaagttgggacAAGAGACCCGACCCCATGCTTTCCTTTGGCAGTGGCACTGCACAGTAGTGCCTGTCCTGATGGGCTTTCGATTGCTTTATGGTAGACCCCTGGGGACATGATAGTAGGACCCCCGGGGATCTAGAGGGTTAGGCAGGGATCCTTAGGACAGAGGACCCTGGGGAAAAGTCAGGAGCCAGCCAGCAGatgctgtattattattatttttttttcatttttggccaccctgaggcatatggagttcctgggccagggctcagacaTCCGAGCCGCAGTCAAGACCCAAGCTGCAACcttgacccaagccacagcctccacccaggccgcagctgcagcggtgctggatccttaacccaccgtgcccgaccagggatcaaacctgtgtcccagtgctcccaagacactgccaatcctgttgtgccacagtggaactccttttttttttttttttttctcgcagCAGATGCTATAAATGGCCCCTGAAGACAGCAGGACCTTAGGAATCCCCTAAGGATTCCTAGTGGGCATTAAGGGACcttgagggttttttcttttggagCAGGAAAGAGGGATCATATCAGGGATGTTCCAGTCAACCTCTGAGAGGCCTCGTGGCTAAACCCTGAGAACATTGTAATAGGAAGGAGAGGAGGCTGAAATGGGGACTTGACCATGGccttttactaatttatttatttatttaattatattttttttttgtctttttaccttttctagggctgctcctgcagcatatggagttcccaggctaggggtcaaatcggaactgtagccactggtctacaccagagccccagcaacgagggatccgagccacatccgcaacctacaccacagctcacggcaacgccggatctttaacccactgagcaaggccagggattgaacccgcaacctcatggtttctagtcagattcattaaccactgagccacgatgggaactccactaatttatttatttggtggttcctatggtgtatggaagtccctgggccggggatcaaacctgcaccacagcagcaacccaagccactgcagtgacaatgctgggtccttaactgaatgagccaccagggaactccctgagggcttttatttttcttttttcctttttttcctttttagggctgcacctgcggcatatggcaattcccagaccaagggtcaaatcagagctgcagctgccgacctacagccacagcaacaccagatccgagctgcatctgcaagctatgtCACTGCttgcaacaatgtcagatccttaacccacgaatcgaggccaggaattgaacccccattctttaaaatgagagcccaggagttcccactgtgactcagtgggttaagaacccgactagtagccatgaggatgcaggttcgatccctggccttgctcagcagattaaggatccggcattgccatgagctgtggtgtaggccggaagctgcagctctgattcgacacctagcctgggaacttccatatgccatagatgcagccctaaaaagaaaataataataataatcataataaaaaaaagagccCAGAGGCTGCTGGAATGGTGATCTGGAGACATAGCCAGATCCCAAGGGACATAGAGGGGACAGCTGGGCATGGCAGATTCCACAAGTTATTTTAGGACTCAAGGGACATGGAAGCAGGATCCTCCAGCATCATTGTAGGAAGAGCCTCAGGGTGGCTGTTAGTGGCTATTCTAGCAGGACCCAGGGAGAATAATGAAAATGCATGGTGATCCCTTCCTAAGGTGGACACAGATCTACCATAGCTTTAATGGTTAAATTCATGTGTCATCTTGGCCGAGCCACAGCGCCTGGATGTTTGAACAGTACTCTGAATGTTTCTGCAAGGTTATTTGGGGATAAGATCTACCCTGAAAGCAGTGAGCTCAGAGTAAATCAGACTCCTCACCATGATGTGGCTTGTGCCCCCCACCAAAAGAATTTTCTTAACAAATGTGGCtgcagaattcccattgtagctcagtggtaccaaacccgactaatatccatgagggcaggggttcaatccctggcctcgctcagtgggttaaggatctggcgttgctgtagctgtggtgtaggccagcagccacagctccaatttaacccctcgcttgggaacttccatatgccatgggttcggccctaaaaagacaaaaaaaaaacaaaacatttttttttgactacacttgtgacatgtggaagttcctgagccagggatcaaacctgcaccacagcagtgacaatgtccgatccttaacttgctgagctaccagggaactccaagactgcctGCCTTTAGACGTGAACTGAAACTCTTTCCGGAGTCCCCAGCCTGCCGGCCATCCCTATCAGATTTTGAATGCGCCAAGTGTCcacaatcacatgagccaattccttataataagtctctttctatatatatgcatacatcctgttgattctgtttctccagaGAACCCTGACTAACACATCATATGACCTAGTGAGTCCACTCCCAgctatatacccaaaagaactgaatgCAGTGAttccaaaaaaatccccaaaaagtGAGGAGGTTCCCGTCAAGGCTCCTCGGAAACGAATCcggccagcatccatgaggatgtgctttcgatccctggcctcgctcagtgggttaaggatccagcatttctgtgagccgtggtgtaggttacagatgcagcctagatccagcattgctgtggctgtggtgtaggcccacagctatagctctgattctacccctaacctgggaaactccatgtgccgtgggtgtggccctaaaaagcaaagcaaaaaacaaaacaaaacaaaaaatgggagtTTCTATTTCCGCTCggtgtgttaagaacccgacaggtTCTTATAAggggtgcaagttcaatccctggcctcactcagtgggttaaggatcccgcattgttatggctgtggtataggctgatatCTATAGCTTCAactggacccgtagcctgggaacttccagatgccgcatgGCATGTattgctgtaaaaaggaaaagaacaaaaaacaaattgcacacatatgcacgcacacacactcaacttagacacaaatgttcacagcagcattatttactacagccaaaaagtgaaacaggggttcccgtcgtggcgcagtggttaacgaatctgactgggaaccatgaggttgcgggttcggtccctgcccttgctcagtgggttaacgatccggtgttgctgtgagctgtggtgtaggttgcagatgaggctcggatcctgcgttgctgtggctttggcataggccggtggctgcagctctgattagacccctagcctgggaacctccatatgccacgggagcggcccaagaaatagcaacagcaacaacaacaacaactacaacaacaaaaaaagacaaaaagacaaaaaaaagtgaaacgacccaaatgcccatcagttGATTAATGAATCCACAAAATGTGGTTGATCCAGACGatagaatattattcacccatagaaagaaattaagggagttccttggtggctctgtggtttaaggatctggcatcactgctgcggctctgattacacctgtggtttggatttgatccctggcccaggaaattctgcaggatccaggcgaggccaaaaaaggaatgaagttttgACACATGGTACcacatggataaatcttgaaaacagtATTGGACGtggtgaaaaaagccagacacaaaacgGCGCCATATTGTAGGATTCCATTTCTCTGAAaatccagaagaggcaaattccTAGAGACAGAATGTACATCGGTGGTTGCCAGGAGCCGAGGGGAGCAGCGGGGCTACTTAAAGGGGTACGGGGTCTCCTTGGGGATGATGAAAAGATTCTGGAACTAGGTAGTGGCCGTGGTGGCACAACAGAGAAGGCACTAAATGTCACCAACAGGAACGCTTTTGTTTTGTGCACTTTACCGCAATAAAACGGATGAATGGAAGCATTATAGCGGGAGTGTGGGctgcgggggtgggtgggtggggttggAAGGGGCCCCCAAGCACGAAGGTATATCAGGACTCTGTTACTGAGGTCCTATCAGAAGCTATCAAGGTACTGCAGGAGCACTTTAAGGGTACCCTGGGGGAGAGGTTCAAAGGAGGAAGTGTGGAAGTATCTGGAAGACTTATCACAGCAGGAGCCAGTGAAGacctgggtggggggggctgACGAGGTAAGAAGGGGGCTTGCGCAGATCTCTAAAGGTGGGGCTCCGATAAGGTTGACTCCCAACGTTGCCATGAATTTGCTGGATCGCCGACACCctcgaaaaacaaaacaaaacaaaacccccaaacaaaactCAAACCAGGGAGCCACAACGAAAGagacgggggaaaaaaaaggacccaaGTTTCTAGAGAGAGGCCGAGACCAGCCCCCGGCTGGGCCCAGGGCCCGGGGTGTGCCCTGCAGCTGGGGGGCGGGGTTGGATATTCCCGGAGTGGAGGCGCCTCTCCGGACAGGATGTGAGAGAGGAACTGGGGTCTCCAGTCACGGGAGCCAGCTGGGGCCGCCGGCGGGAAGGGATCGCGGCTGCTGTGAGCGGGGCTGGGGCCCCAGAGCCTGGGAGGCGAGGGCCGGGAGCCGGGTTCTCGGCTCTCCAGGAGGAGGGAGCCCCGGGTCTGGACCTTTGGGtcggagggaggaggggggggtgGACTCGCGGGTccgagggaggaggaggaggagggggaggaggagggggaggaggaggagggggaggaggaggaggaggaggaggaggaggagggggaggaggagggggaggaggaggaggaggaggagggggaggaggaggaggaggaggggggggaggaggaggaggaggaggggccgcCTCCGCCGCCTCCCCGCCTATCCAGGCTCTGTCACTCATTAACCCCGACGGAGCAAACGAAGGGGTGAAAGTTCATCGGGGAGGCGGGTCTTGCGGTCACCCTCCGGGACGGGAGCCCCGGAGCCCGCCGCCGCAGGGACTGGGGGacgcagggcggggcggggcgggggtccCGGGGAGTCACgcgccccctcccgccccaggtCTCCCGCTCAGGATGCGGGTCCCCCGGCCTCAGCCCTGGTGGCTCGCTCTGCTGCTCCTCCTGCTGCCCGGGACGCCGCGCGCAGGTGAGGGGGGCTCCGGGGCCGGGGCGGCCGGGCACCGGGGAGGTGCCGGCGGCCGGGAAAAGAGCAAAGGAAGCAACATCCGAGGCCCCGCTCGAGCCGGGCACTTCCTCCTTTGTTTCCCTGGGCTTCATCGCCTCCTCCCTCTGGCGGTGTGTCTGGGAAGCTCCCGGCCCCCCTCGCTGGGTCGCTGGCCCTCGGTCTGCGCGCGGCGCCCGCTGGCTGCCTTGGCCCCTCCGTCCGCGGTGCCGGCTCTTCCCCCTCGGGGCGAGGGTCCCTGCCCCATCCGCCCCCTCCGCCCGTGTCTCCCGCAGACAACCACCGCTCCCTCCTGTACCACCTCACGGCCGTgtccgcccccgccccgggcgcTCCCGCCTTCTGGGTGTCGGGCTGGCTGGGGCCCCAGCAGTACCTGAGCTACAATAACCTGCGCGCCCAGGCGGAGCCCTACGGCGCCTGGGTCTGGGAAAGCCAGGTGTCCTGGTACTGGGAGAAGGAGACCGCAGACCTGAGGAACAAGCAGAAGCTCTTTCTCGAGGCTCTCAAAACCTTGGAGGAAGGAGGTGGGCCTGGGAGCCCGGGGGCGCTGGCAGGGGACGCGGGCGGGCGGCCTGGATCCTGGCTCGGAGGGAGGCGGGGGGCTGTGGCCTCGGCGCCTGGGCGCGGCTCACGCGGGTGGGGGCGCCCCAGGGCCCTTCACCCTGCAGGGCCTTCTGGGCTGCGAATTGGGCCCCGACAATGTCTCGGTGCCTGTGGCCACGTTCGCCCTGAACGGCGAGGAGTTTATGAAGTTCGACACCAAGCTGGGCACCTGGGATGGGGAGTGGCCCGAGGCCCGGACCATCGGCTCCAAGTGGATGCAGGAGCCCGACGCGGTCAACAAGGAGAAGACCTTCCTGCTCTACTCCTGTCCCCACCGGCTGCTGGGGCATCTGGAGAGGGGCCGGGGCAACCTGGAGTGGAAGGGTGAGCAGCCCCCTGAGGGTCCCTCGAGGCCTCTCCTTCCCGACCCCCTGGCCTTCAGTCTACCCCCTCCTCCCGGAGCCGTGTCCCAGGGGGtcttcctccacccccagctgccCCTCAGCCTGGCCCTGAGGCCCCACGCGGCCTGGCCTCTGTCCCTCTCCTGACTTTTCTCCATCTGCTCCAGACAGAATCACCCAGAGTCCCTTGAGCTCCCAGTAGCCCTCCCATTCCTTCATCTTTGCCAGCTCCCCTGGTGCCAGATGCCACCGGCATCAGGTTTCCCTCTGGCCCGTGAGGTTTCGCTTGCCTCTTTGGGACGCCCACAGTGACCTCTGTTACATATACAGCACATGTCACTCTGAGCTATAATTACACCCATGTCTAGAGGGTTCAAGGGCTGCAGTTAGAGCTCTTTCCTCCTCATCGGCCCCCACATGGCAATTCCTGCTTCCATCTCATCTCCGCTCTCATTGCAGACTCTCCTCCATTGCAgtcagagaaatgttttaaaaacctaacgtggagttccctggtgggctcagtgggttaaggatcgacattttcactgccgtggcttgggttgctgctgtgccacgggttcagcccctagcctgggaacttctgcatgccacaggcacagccaaaaaacccccacaaaccaATAAATGAGCTCCCATTCCGCCACTACTtaacagcatcccatagattcccACTAGTCTTAGGCTAAAATCCAAACTCTGCCCGGAGGCCTGCAAGCCCCAGATAATCTGGCTGCTTTCTGCTACTGTAATTTGACAGTGGCTCCAACTACAGTGGACTTCCACCCTTCCTCCCATATGCCAGGTTCTTCACctccacagggcctttgcacctgctgttccctctgctttggATTCTCTTCCTTGGGATCCTACCATGACTGGGTCCTTCTCCTGCTTGAGATTTGACCTTGGATGTCAGCTCTCCAGCAGGGACCCCTGACCACCCTGGCTGAAACGTGCCTCTCTCCCATCCCCATTAATGTCTCTCACGCCATTGCTTTGTCCACGCCTTCCTTCATTATAGCatctttcatttttgcctttttttttttctggccatacccacagcacatgtaagtttctgggccaggtattgaacctgcgccactgcaggaatgcaagctgctgcagtgacaccatcagatccttaacccactgagccacaagagaactccctttttttaaattacttaatgaattttattacattcataggtGTACAGCAATTagtacaaccaaattttacagcatttccatcccaaaccctcggggcatccccccaccccacaacctgtctcctttggagaccataagtttttcaaagtcggtgagtcagtatctgttctgcaaagaagttcattgtgtgctttttttaagatttcacatgtaagtgatagtatttgatgtcggtgtctcattgtctgacttacttcacttagcatgataatttctaggtccatccacgttccagcaaatgccattatttctttccttttaatggctgagtaatattccattgtgtatatgtaccacatcttctggatccactcctctgtcgatggatatttaggttgtgtccatgtcttggctattgtacatagtgctgcaatgaacattggagtacacctgtctttgcgagtcgtggttttctctggagagatgcccaggagtgggattgctggatcccatggtagttctatgtttagttttctgaggaagctccatactgctttccacagtagttgcaccaatttacaatcccaccaacagtgtacgagggttcccttttctccacaccccctccagcacttactgtttgtaaacttttggatgatggccattctggctggtggaaggtggcgagaactccctttttttgtcttttctgttgagGTGTGACTTACCTACCTCGAGTA
Proteins encoded:
- the FCGRT gene encoding IgG receptor FcRn large subunit p51 isoform X1; translation: MRVPRPQPWWLALLLLLLPGTPRADNHRSLLYHLTAVSAPAPGAPAFWVSGWLGPQQYLSYNNLRAQAEPYGAWVWESQVSWYWEKETADLRNKQKLFLEALKTLEEGGPFTLQGLLGCELGPDNVSVPVATFALNGEEFMKFDTKLGTWDGEWPEARTIGSKWMQEPDAVNKEKTFLLYSCPHRLLGHLERGRGNLEWKEPPSMRLKARPGTAPGFSVLTCIAFSFYPPELQLRFLRNGLAAGSGESDIGPNGDGSFHAWSSLTVKSGDEHHYCCLVKHAGLAQPLTVELAPWISFHGDDVGALLPTPDLAKDAES
- the FCGRT gene encoding IgG receptor FcRn large subunit p51 isoform X2, whose amino-acid sequence is MRVPRPQPWWLALLLLLLPGTPRADNHRSLLYHLTAVSAPAPGAPAFWVSGWLGPQQYLSYNNLRAQAEPYGAWVWESQVSWYWEKETADLRNKQKLFLEALKTLEEGGPFTLQGLLGCELGPDNVSVPVATFALNGEEFMKFDTKLGTWDGEWPEARTIGSKWMQEPDAVNKEKTFLLYSCPHRLLGHLERGRGNLEWKEPPSMRLKARPGTAPGFSVLTCIAFSFYPPELQLRFLRNGLAAGSGESDIGPNGDGSFHAWSSLTVKSGDEHHYCCLVKHAGLAQPLTVELESPARSSMPVVGIMVGFLLLLIVAGGGALLWRRMRKGLPAPWISFHGDDVGALLPTPDLAKDAES